Part of the Zingiber officinale cultivar Zhangliang chromosome 8A, Zo_v1.1, whole genome shotgun sequence genome, taaaagtaaaataaagaAGTTCCGGTCAAAAGATTAATTGATGAATCATCCAAATTCTGGCAAAGTTGTTCACAAGTAAGAACAGTCCAGGCGGCCAGAGAAACacaaaaaattattcaaattggTAATTTTTGTTCATTTCATATCCATCTATTTCTTTATTGTGGCCTCTATTGGCACTTAGGCGATTAGCTAGAAGTTAGACTTTATAATTTATCTTCATTTATATAATTGAGAACGGATTCTGAGGAATATTTAAGGTGAGCATAACTATCTTTTACTTATAacattcttattttatttttctaatatgtCTTTATCCCACCTATAGGAATTAATATAAAAAGGTAAATTTCTATGATACTCCAGATTTAATGACCAAGTGAATAGATCTCTCTTTTGATTTGCGTTTGTCATAGAATAGGTGAAATACATTTAAAAATGGAttgttttttaatattaaataggATGAATTGAGACAGCGTTTGTAAATAAGTTGTGTCAACTAGCTTGCTAAAAGGCAAAGAACCTAAGTTCATTTTGAAATTTGTGTTCACCCAAATGTTCTTCTTTCAATCCTTGTCTATGGAGAAATTACTCCCATTGTCTTGGTGAATCTCTACATCTCGATGAACTCTAAATTTTCTCACTAGTTGACCTGTTAATCCATCTCAAGTCAACATAAGGAGGTAAATCTCTTAAAATAATGACTGATGCATGAGTATGGTATTATTTTTGTTATATCGAGATTTAAATTGTATACCTTAAATTGATAGTATCTTATGTGCTAGTTATTAGATCGTTCGAGAGATTAAATTTTTAACTAATGTGACAAAATGTGATTCATTTGTTCACGGTATTCCTATCAATTCGTCTCTAGTTCAACACAGAGAAAGTAAATTATAGATGGTTATTAATCATTATTACAGATGGTCAAAATACGAAAGAGACAGTGGCGGAGCTTACACGGGCCCAGTGTGGGCAGTTGCCCACACTGGGCCtggacaaaaaaaaatattattagtctTTTTTTGCCCTAAGTCAACTCTAATTAAACTAATTGCTCTCTAACCTTGCGACGAACGACTTCTCCAGTCTCCACGCCGAACCTGCAGAGGCCATAGCAAGAGGCCCAGAGGAACACCGAACACGAGTTGGGAGAAAAGTATCGTTTGCGACCACGCCGTCGGCTACACGCCTGCAAGTTGCAGCAATCTCACAAACGCCTCCCGAAATACCCATCTTCATTCTTCAGTAGTCAGTCTTTCCTTGTTGGCCGGCGGCCGTCGCCTCCTTTTCGACTTCATCTTCCTCCTTTGCTGCCGCACTCCATAGCAATCTAAGAAGCCCAAGGACCCCAAGGTAACCCTTAAGGCCTTAACCCTAAATGCTTTTTTCCTGTTCGGAAAAAAAAATGGCGAACTGGCAAAGCACTTTTAAGTTCGAACTTCTGTTTCCACAactcatattaaataattttcaataaaaagttatctatatattattttgttttcTACTATATGCTGATAATGCTTACAAAATTAAGAACTACAGCCACTGCCCACTAATGTGATAGTTAACtatgagagaattttttttttcttttgcaataATTATTCATATACAAGGCTATGCACGGTAGCATGGGTAAAAAAGTATAGATAAATATTAAATCTATGCTatgttaattaaatatataatttgataattttaaaattttgtttaagtttggattgttaattcattttttatttatttatattaggaAATCACTATGTCTATAATgcatagattttttaaaagaaaagctcCAGAACCAGAAGAATAAAATACTGGAAATGTTACAGTtggagaatttgatttttcacaACTACCAGCAGATCCTGGACTAAGAATTCCCATTTGTTCTTATAATGCTAACATtagggatcaagttcgaaggaTATATTTGTAAAAAGGCCCACGTCAACCTTCAGGTTATGAATTCCCAAAACGAAAATTTGGAGTAAGCCAATTTAGACGGTTCAATCCTTCATGGTTTAAGGAATTTGGCGATTGGTTGGAATATAGTATAGAAAAAGATGCAGCGTATTGTTTGTATTGTTATCTTTTCAAGACAACTAAGGGAAAATAAGCAGGAGGAGAGACTTTTGTTAGTGAAGGATTTACAAATTGGAAGGGTAAAGATAGATTAAATATTCATATTGCCCAACATGATAGTGAACATTATAAAGTTCGAatgaattgtgaagctttgatGAATCAAGATGAGCACATCCAATCAATTTTGCACAAACAATCAAAGCAAATGCGAAGTGATTATCATATTCGTCTCACTGCTTCGATTGATTGTATTAGAGTTCTGTTGCGACAAGGGAATTCATTTCGGGGTCATGATGAGACTGAAGGTTCTCTTAATCCGGGTAACTTTCTTATTCAATTGGAGTTTTTAGGTGCTCATAACAAAGAGATTAATGATGTGATATCGAAAAATGCTCCTAAAAATTGCAAGTTAACATCACCGGATATTCAGAAGGATATAGTAAGGGCTTGTGCAACTGAAATAATTAATGTTATTATCAAAGATATTGGTAATTCATTATTCTCTATTTTAGTTGATGAATCTCGTGATGTGTCAATGAAGGAGCAAATGTCAGTTGTTTTGTACTATGTTGATAGTAGTGGGCATATAAATGAGCTTTTGATTGGAATTGAACATGTTACTAGTACTACAACACTCTCACTTAAAGCTGCTATTGATAAGATGTTCGCTAAATATAATTTGAGCATATCTAATGTGAGAGGATAAGATTTTGATGGAGCAAGCAATATGCAAGGTAAATTTAATGGTCTAAAAGTACTCATTTTAAAGGAGAACCCATGTGCATTTTACATACATTGTTTTGCCCATCAGCTTCAACTAGCTCTTATAGCTGTGGCCAAGAAAAATCTTCCAATTTCTAATTTCTTTCGTATTGTTGGTGATGTGGTAAATGTTGTTGGATCATCCTGTAAACGTTCTGATCTTCTTAAGGAGAAACATTCAGATTTTATTGTTGAGGCACTAGAGAGGGGTAAAATTTCAAGTGGTCGAGGGCTTAATCAAGAAACTACCCTTCAACGTGCTGGGGATACACGTTGGGGGTCACATTACAATTCTTTGAACAGTTTGATTTCTATGTTCGCTGCTGTCAGTGATGTGCTTGAAATGATTTCAGAAGATGATTCCAGTTCTCCTGATCAAAAAACTGAGGCATTTAATTTATTGGAGTCAATACTTTCATTTGATTTTGCATTCAATCTACACTTGATGAAACATGTCTTAAGGATTTCGAGTGAATTGTCGACGGCATTATAAAAGAAAGATCAGGATATTGTAAATGCAATGGATTTGGTACAAGTATGCAAACACCGACTCTAAAATATGAGAGAAAATGGTTGGGATTCATTTTTAGAAAAGGTTCACTATTTTTGTCAACAACATTACATTGATTGTCTCAAAATGAATGATATGTTCATACGTTGGGCACCACATGGTTGTCTCCATCGTAATCCACCAGAAGTGACAAATTTACACCACTATCGAGTTGATTTATTTTATGGTGTTATTGATATGCAACTTCAAGAATTAAATGATAGTTTCTCAGAGGCAAGTACAGAGTTACTTCTCTGTGTAGCTTGTTTGTGTCCACAAAACTCTTTTATAGCTTTTGACAAGAAAAAATTATTGCAACTGGCTGAGTTTTATCCACAAGATTTCTCAAGATTTGATCTTCTCGTACTTGATGATCAACTTGAAACTTATATATGTGATATGCGTTCTAACAAAACATTTCAAGGATTGAAAGACCTCGATGATCTTTCAGAGAAATAAGTTATGTCAAAGAAAAGTATGATATATCCATTGGTTTTTAAGCTTTTGACATTAGCATTAATTTTACTAATTGCGACTGCGTCTATAAAGAGAGTATTTTCTGCCATGAGAATTGTGAAAGATAGGTTGCGCAATCGAATGAGTGACGATTGGATGAATGATAGTCTTATTGTCTATGTAGAGAAAGATATATTTCTAACGGTTGATAATGAAACTATTATACAAAAGTTTCAAAATATGAAGACTCGAAAAGAATAATTATAAGGTAATTATGTTGTGATGTTTGATTTAATATTGTATGCCTTGTTAACAAAAGAATTAACTTCTTGACTTAAACTCTTTACAACTCTCCTTTGAAATGaatttattctttaaaaaatcatgtaGTTTTACTAATGCTGTTAAGTTTTAGTTTTCCATTTTGAATTTTCATGGCTAGTACTAATTTGTCTTATTCATTTGTAGCTATATTTCTGTACAGATTTCATCAATGTGGATGATATTGGCTTGATGCTTGAAAATTATGAACAACTTTTGAGTGTATCTTATAATCAAGAATCTTTCTGAAGATGGTGGAATAGATAATTTTTTTGATATTAGGGAGGATAATCCGGTTGGACAAGCTCAACGGATTAGTTTTCATTTTGCCATTTGTGGTTTAATTATTATGTCAACTTTTATACATCATGTTCTGTTGTATTATATATTGCTTAGtctttgttgatctttaattttATACCATACATAATTTtacaattataaaattttaattttattttactttattaaatatattatattattaccTACCCTCTTAATATCCTAGTTCCGCCCATGGAAAGAGATATGCTTTGTTAAATTTTAATCTCAacattttatattataatatcTTATTTCTACGTGCGGTAAATAGAATCTATTTCTATTTAAAAAAACGTGTGAAAATTTAATTACATTTCAAAGATATAATTAATCATTTGTCGATCTTGTACTTTTCTGGCCATTGTCTTATTGTTTTGACATTCATCGCATATATATTAAtgcaaaatttgattttttttttatactttaatATTCTGAACTATCCTAAATTATCGTAATtgaaagaataattttttttttcttttggctaacATATTTCATATTCCTTCATATTTACTGTGCCAAATAgcaattagatttatttttttgctTTCTTATCGAACTTGTACCATGTTTTAAACTTTTTATTAATCACAGCACCAAAAATTCCTGAAAAGTCtaccaaaaatataaaatttatcttaTCTATTCATTGatgataaaagatgaatacgttcgttCTCAGTGTTCCTGTCAATTCGTCTCAAGATCaatacggagaaggtaaatcacggatgattaTTAACTTTTGGAATAATGATTAACACATAAGAaagatatttatttcaattttatcaagattCAAATTCCAGATTTCATTGATGGTAATACATCATCCGTTAATTACTAGACAGTCCAAACCTCTTATCTACTCATGCTCACCCACAAGTGTTTGCCCTAATCACTTGTCATGTCACATCGATAAGAAACATCAGATTGAAGAAAAACATCACACAATTTTGAATCTtcaaagaggaaaaaaaagagattgttttgtttagaaaaataaaaatgggAAAAGAAATTGCGAACCATTACGTTGCCTTGAACGCTTGGATGAGGAGGGAGAAGCCGGCGGCGCCTCCCTCCTGTTGCAGCGTCTCCTCCTCCAGCCACAGCCGGCTCTCGAACGTGCTACGAGCACGGAACATGAACACGGCCGCTGACCCGCCGCCGAACCACCAGTCGTGCACGTCCCACATCATGTCCACCGGTGACCCCTCGATGAAGATCGTCTGGTTCCCCCTGAAGTTCCACCGCAGGCTCCGCGCGTGCACCACTCGCTTCTTGTCCACCGTCACCGCCAGCTCCGATTCCCTCGCGTTCCACCCCTCTCCCTTGCACCGGATCGTGATCTCGTGCTCCTCCCCGCCCTCACGGAACCGAGCCCGCGTCGTATGCGTCGCCGAGTCGCCCACCACTTGCTCTCTCCTGGAAAACATCGAGCACTCTGCTGCCGCTGGGAGCGTCGCCTCATCGAATCTCTTCGCGAATTCCTCGCTCAGATCTCCGAGCAACAGCGCGAACTCTGAATCGACGACGACCGCGACGTAGAAGCCGTATCTGGGCTCTGGACCCGCCTCGAAGTTGGCTGACGAAATGTCCCAGTGAAGTCCGACTTCACAATTCCCCTCGGAGATGTAAGTTCTGCTCCCGTTCTTCTTCCTCAGTAGATGGCAATTCGCCTCCCATGGACTGGTTGATGAGCCGTCAACGATGGCGACTGATAGAAGGGGGTTGAGCTGCGCCTTGGACCAGGTGACCCTGATGAGCAGCTCCCTCTGCGTGGAAAGCCTCGTCCTGTAGAGGCAGGTGACCGAGCTAACCACAGAGCTGGAGGCGGTGTGGTCGATCACCGACGAGTTGCCACTGCTGCTGCTTCCGGAACAGGAGGTGTCGGACACCTTCACGGCGTGCTCACTGAAGCACGAGGCGAAGTCCTTTATGACCGGTGGAAGGAAGAGATGATTGGAGGAGAGGTGGCGGTTCTTCTTTGCTTGGCTCACCATTGTTATTCCTCAAACGAGCTTGGACACAGTCAAGTTGAAATCGTTAGTCGGGAAAGCATGCCATAAAAAAGAAGAACGGAAAGGGAAGGGACTAATAAGGTATGTCTTGCTAACTAGTATCCTCATCGCTGATGGCTCCTTCAGCTGGGATGGAAagctaagaatttttttaaaattgacctAGGACTGGCTCTGTTTTAATCTTCTTTTCTTGCACAGTAACCTCATGTCTTTGAAAAATCAGAGGGGAGAATTATACTTCACTCACATTTAGAAATAGAAGGAAGAATGATTTAGGCTAATTAAGTGCAACACATGTCCTTGATGCTCTGCCTAAAGGCTCATAGGGAGGAATCACCAGCTGGTGtagaaagatatcaaataaaaATCAGTAGTCAGTAGAGGTACCAACCCTAACTGCCTCACCTCACCTCACCTCACAACCCACAAGCTAGCAGCAAATAGGATTGACCACTGTACCTATCCCGCTGGTATTAGGAAAATTGTCATCTTCTGCTAGGAATCTGATTTGCGACTTTGCAGTGGGTTGGCAATGGCATGCTGCAACTGCAGCTCAACGACTAAAAGGTCTATCTGACACAGCCCGGTGCACAGTGGCCATCATTGAGGTCCACTGTTAGTCTTCATTAGTCTGTTTGCATCCCATATTGAACTTAATATCTCTCACATAACTATGCTTGCTTGTGTGAGCTAAAGAAACTATACAGTGGCAGTTTCAGTAGTGTTTCTCTTTGCTAGAATTTTCAATTAacaatttatttgtttatttattttggccATGCTGATCCTTTTTGTTCATATTGTACAACAGCTTGTCTCTTTCCCGCACGAGAGATGTCTCATATGGGCCAAACAAACGCTATAATAAGTGAAGACAAAATTATGATGACAGCAAACAAACTTAAGTTTGATGATTCTTATGTCTATAAACGAAAGGGACCACAGGTGCACACATACTCTCAATCAATTGAGTTGAGAAACAGTTGCTACGAGCCTCATCATCAACCTTTTTGGTTCAAATCTTTGGATTACCGAACATTATGGAATTTGATACGAGCCTGTTACTTtcgtcttttcttttcttttcttttcctttccttatTGATGTGAGAATTTGCTAGTGATTTGACTCAATGTTTTTGGGTTGCTATTATTTCAGCTTAAATACAATTGTGGCTTGTAAACCCTTGAAGATGTCTATAATGACTAATATAACCAAAAGGTGAGGTTGCGACTGAAGGTAGAGTACAATTTGTCTGCTGCTGCCTTTCTCATAAAGTTTGTATTATGTTTCCATGGTGGTCAAATGCTTTATGATATCAGAGCTCGCAGATAAACTGGAATCCCTACTTTAGAAAGGGGGAAACATTTTATACTTCCAAGTAATCGAATCATTATTTTGATGGATTTTATGCATGTAATCCAAGTAAGTTATTTTGATTGGTACCTTCGTCAGCATTGAAATGATTTTAGTAGGCTCTTGCACTTCATTTTcctcaaaaatagaatatttcacTAAGTTTAGTTTCTCATTCGcactaattttatttattattgcaGGAGTTGGGAGGTCGAAGAACATCCTTATCACCACGTTATCATTGTCCTGTTCTTCAGTAAGCAAAGTAGGCAAGCTCTATATTCTAATGTTTATTACTTGCTTGCTCATGTTCATCTTCTACCTTCCATTGTCTCATTGCTTCCATCATACACATGTGCCAAACCAGTATAGTACTATCATTATAATTATGCGctgcaaatttaaaaaaaaaatccatgctATGTCTTCATCTTACTATTCCTCTTAATATAACTCTTCACCAGATTCTAGCCATTTTGGCCTGTTATGTACCTGTCATGCTCACCGAGAAATAGAAGTTAATTACCACTAAGTCTTCCCTGCACTATTCAAAAATTAACAATACTGGTCAACCTTACTAATCAATCTCAAACTAAGCCAGCTTGCCTCAATATGGTTTTATTTAAGAGGACTAGTTGATAAGCATATACGATTATGAATATCGGCTTTAGCACAAGTTGGTACGGCAAGTTTCTAGTAATCAATTGCAAATTTCTCAGTCATGTTCTCTTAAACAGGCAAATGAATAAAACTTAAATCAGTTGAGTTTTCACGTCTGATttgaatataatttatattgtatggGATGTCATTTTATGCATTTAGTGCATTCAGTGGATATTTTTTTTTGGGCCAGTCTACACAGTTTGTTACCACTTAATCATTGGCAGTGTAGccgtctttgttttttttttcttcctatgtTCTACTCAAAAATGAATTCCACCTGCCAATCCGAGTCGATATAAAAAAATCAGATTTGAGTTGGAGGTTTTTAGTTCGGGTTTGGATTGAGGTTTTTTGGGTTGCGTTAGATTTGGGTTGATCCGGATTGATTCAAGTTGACTTGAATTTAGGATTTTTCagaggttaaattaaattttattttaaaaattaaaatattttatgtatatAAATAGTAGAATGTTCATATAACAATGataaatattgagataaaagtaa contains:
- the LOC122011011 gene encoding uncharacterized protein LOC122011011, producing MVSQAKKNRHLSSNHLFLPPVIKDFASCFSEHAVKVSDTSCSGSSSSGNSSVIDHTASSSVVSSVTCLYRTRLSTQRELLIRVTWSKAQLNPLLSVAIVDGSSTSPWEANCHLLRKKNGSRTYISEGNCEVGLHWDISSANFEAGPEPRYGFYVAVVVDSEFALLLGDLSEEFAKRFDEATLPAAAECSMFSRREQVVGDSATHTTRARFREGGEEHEITIRCKGEGWNARESELAVTVDKKRVVHARSLRWNFRGNQTIFIEGSPVDMMWDVHDWWFGGGSAAVFMFRARSTFESRLWLEEETLQQEGGAAGFSLLIQAFKAT
- the LOC122011010 gene encoding zinc finger MYM-type protein 1-like — protein: MNCEALMNQDEHIQSILHKQSKQMRSDYHIRLTASIDCIRVLLRQGNSFRGHDETEGSLNPGNFLIQLEFLGAHNKEINDVISKNAPKNCKLTSPDIQKDIVRACATEIINVIIKDIGNSLFSILVDESRDVSMKEQMSVVLYYVDSSGHINELLIGIEHVTSTTTLSLKAAIDKMFAKYNLSISNLQLALIAVAKKNLPISNFFRIVGDVVNVVGSSCKRSDLLKEKHSDFIVEALERGKISSGRGLNQETTLQRAGDTRWGSHYNSLNSLISMFAAVSDVLEMISEDDSSSPDQKTELYFCTDFINVDDIGLMLENYEQLLSVSYNQESF